One segment of Castanea sativa cultivar Marrone di Chiusa Pesio chromosome 3, ASM4071231v1 DNA contains the following:
- the LOC142629128 gene encoding uncharacterized protein LOC142629128: MDSLIDSNTMKWNEELIDGLFVEEDAQLIKKIPRSQVATKDTLYWPYTTSGHCTCKSGYRFLKEESKLESNQQVPPIHVKQVWNRIWQLQVPPKIKNFLWWACRNAIPTKQALMKRKILADSIYERCHDAVEGSMHALWSCPELEVVWSDSDEWCFRSEIEFTDVKELLSWLIAKGKSLELFAYTAWIVWNQRNKARVNQQAAPLHQVAQQAKQKLVQVKADLQND; encoded by the coding sequence ATGGATTCGCTCATAGACTCAAACACCATGAAATGGAATGAGGAGCTAATTGATGGTTTATTTGTGGAAGAGGATGCTCAGCTGATCAAGAAGATTCCTCGTAGCCAAGTTGCAACGAAGGATACCTTGTATTGGCCTTACACCACATCAGGTCACTGCACATGCAAGTCTGGTTATAGGTTCCTCAAAGAAGAATCAAAGTTGGAATCAAACCAACAAGTTCCACCAATTCACGTTAAACAGGTCTGGAATAGGATATGGCAGCTGCAAGTCCCACCGAAAATTAAAAACTTCCTTTGGTGGGCATGTCGCAATGCAATCCCTACAAAACAGGCGTTGATGAAGAGGAAAATCTTGGCTGACTCAATCTATGAGAGGTGCCATGATGCTGTAGAGGGGTCCATGCATGCTCTTTGGTCATGCCCGGAGTTGGAAGTGGTTTGGAGTGATAGTGATGAGTGGTGCTTCAGATCTGAGATTGAGTTTACAGATGTGAAGGAGTTGCTGTCATGGCTGATTGCAAAAGGTAAGTCATTAGAGTTGTTTGCTTATACGGCTTGGATTGTGTGGAATCAAAGAAATAAAGCTCGTGTGAATCAACAAGCTGCCCCTCTCCACCAAGTGGCTCAACAAGCAAAGCAAAAATTGGTGCAAGTCAAAGCTGATCTGCAGAATGATTAA
- the LOC142629127 gene encoding uncharacterized protein LOC142629127 — protein sequence MVKINIDRAVSNQSRIGVVIRDNNGVALASCSEKIHQAYKPKEVEVLAALRAVSFVLELGFRNAILEGDSLDLIKALKSAECSLSPIGLLIDDVKRVANNFVRLFYSHVKRNSNRVAHSLAKNALRIPDFQVWMEDVPSHIVSFLQSNVVDSIQ from the coding sequence ATggtgaaaataaatattgatcGAGCTGTTTCCAATCAGTCCAGAATTGGAGTGGTAATTCGGGATAATAATGGTGTTGCGTTGGCCTCTTGTTCAGAAAAAATCCATCAAGCTTACAAACCTAAAGAGGTTGAGGTGTTGGCTGCTCTAAGGGCAGTGTCCTTTGTGCTTGAATTGGGTTTCCGAAATGCTATACTCGAAGGGGACTCTCTCGATCTGATTAAAGCTTTGAAGTCAGCGGAGTGTAGCTTATCTCCAATAGGTTTGCTAATAGACGATGTGAAAAGGGTTGCAAATAATTTTGTAAGATTGTTTTATTCTCATGTTAAGAGAAACAGCAATAGGGTAGCTCATAGTCTGGCGAAAAATGCATTACGCATACCAGATTTTCAAGTATGGATGGAAGATGTCCCATCGCATATTGTTTCGTTTTTACAATCGAATGTAGTTGATTCTATTCAATAA